Proteins encoded by one window of Azospirillum brasilense:
- a CDS encoding protein phosphatase CheZ, with the protein MSDVPLMELTEHDYLQMEEALSQTARGRAFLRMRDRRSRVVAVDEFHRLTGALEQQVNRLRGVDPGALPRPVPGGGMGDGLQLQQELMSITQVVRETRSDIAALRPADTGSNRIEAATGELDEIVAATERATTDILNATEKIQEITQGIPRDDPDIAEMIDAIDAWSIEIMTACAFQDITGQRTTKVVNTLRYIEQRVNTMIEIWGVDRIATASETASMGEGASHRKLGDTRPDAHLLNGPQLGGPEVSQDDIDALFDTLATQIPQVLERAEPAEAPAPPPPPPPAAAAKPAPRPAAPAPEPSGGGSEISQADIDALFA; encoded by the coding sequence ATGAGCGATGTTCCTCTGATGGAACTGACCGAGCATGATTACCTCCAGATGGAGGAGGCGCTGTCGCAGACCGCGCGCGGCCGCGCGTTCCTGCGCATGCGCGACCGGCGATCCCGCGTCGTCGCGGTGGACGAGTTCCACCGGCTGACCGGCGCGCTGGAGCAGCAGGTCAACCGGCTGCGCGGGGTGGACCCCGGCGCCTTGCCCCGTCCGGTGCCGGGAGGCGGGATGGGGGATGGCCTGCAGCTTCAGCAGGAGCTGATGTCGATCACCCAGGTGGTGCGCGAGACGCGCAGCGACATCGCCGCGCTGCGCCCCGCCGACACCGGATCGAACCGCATCGAGGCGGCGACCGGCGAACTGGACGAGATCGTCGCGGCGACCGAGCGGGCGACCACCGACATCCTGAACGCCACCGAGAAGATCCAGGAGATCACCCAGGGCATCCCGCGCGACGATCCCGACATAGCGGAAATGATCGACGCCATCGACGCCTGGAGCATCGAGATCATGACCGCCTGCGCCTTCCAGGACATCACCGGTCAGCGCACCACCAAGGTGGTCAACACGCTGCGCTACATCGAGCAGCGCGTGAACACGATGATCGAGATCTGGGGCGTCGACCGCATCGCCACCGCCTCGGAAACCGCGTCGATGGGCGAGGGGGCGTCCCACCGCAAGCTGGGCGACACCCGGCCCGACGCGCATCTGCTGAACGGTCCGCAGCTCGGCGGGCCGGAGGTCAGCCAGGACGACATCGACGCCCTGTTCGACACGCTGGCCACCCAGATCCCCCAGGTTCTGGAACGCGCCGAACCGGCCGAAGCGCCCGCCCCGCCGCCCCCGCCCCCACCTGCCGCCGCTGCGAAGCCGGCCCCGCGTCCCGCCGCCCCGGCGCCCGAACCGTCGGGCGGCGGCAGCGAGATTTCGCAGGCCGACATCGACGCGCTGTTCGCCTGA
- a CDS encoding pentapeptide repeat-containing protein, protein MSQEQLDRVCERHVRFTEGRPNGARANLPFFDLTGLDLSGRNLTGAHLSGAILRDARMQGTILDHADLYGADLRGADLSEARLYRTDMRGANVRGAILDGAVMVEVDLRDGSVANRSASGELKVIGFEPGPADMASAKLTNADMARAKLSGSFARAADFTNSRLSGARLQRTDLRDCNFSGADLQGADLNGADLRGAKLDGAKVSELDLVTSIRTDEEAVAAAQAPTPILEPDEDPAAEPARPAIAAADIEVLLHQHLLWLGTSGQQGRQLDLTGLNLDGADLSGKVLTLAKGSGVRLRHARLNGAQLQAAQFDGADLRSADLRGADLRGAKLDRAILIDGCLDGANLGMLLISAGAKMMRASLVRARMAGASLSATNMKGCDLTLADLTGCDRSGAIFDEAILDGARLGNA, encoded by the coding sequence TTGAGCCAGGAGCAGCTGGACCGGGTGTGCGAGCGCCATGTCCGCTTCACCGAGGGGCGGCCCAACGGCGCCCGCGCCAACCTGCCCTTCTTCGACCTGACGGGGCTCGACCTGTCGGGCCGCAACCTGACCGGCGCGCACCTGTCCGGGGCCATCCTGCGCGACGCCCGGATGCAGGGAACCATCCTCGACCACGCCGACCTCTACGGCGCGGACCTGCGCGGCGCCGACCTGTCGGAGGCGCGGCTCTACCGCACCGACATGCGCGGCGCCAACGTGCGCGGCGCCATCCTGGACGGCGCGGTGATGGTGGAGGTCGACCTGCGCGACGGCAGCGTCGCCAACCGCAGCGCGTCGGGTGAGCTGAAGGTGATCGGCTTCGAGCCGGGACCGGCGGACATGGCCTCGGCCAAGCTGACCAACGCCGACATGGCGCGGGCCAAGCTGTCGGGCAGCTTTGCGCGGGCGGCGGACTTCACCAACTCCCGCCTGTCGGGGGCGCGGCTCCAGCGCACCGACCTGCGCGACTGCAACTTCTCCGGCGCCGACCTCCAGGGGGCGGACCTGAACGGCGCCGACCTGCGCGGGGCCAAGCTCGACGGGGCCAAGGTGTCGGAGCTGGACCTCGTCACCTCCATCCGCACCGACGAGGAGGCGGTGGCGGCGGCCCAGGCGCCCACGCCCATCCTGGAACCGGATGAGGACCCGGCGGCGGAGCCTGCCCGCCCGGCGATCGCAGCGGCGGACATCGAGGTTCTGCTGCACCAGCATCTGCTGTGGCTGGGCACCAGCGGCCAGCAGGGGCGCCAGCTCGACCTGACCGGCCTGAACCTCGACGGGGCGGACCTGTCGGGCAAGGTGCTGACGCTCGCCAAGGGATCGGGGGTGCGGCTGCGCCACGCCCGGCTGAACGGCGCGCAGCTCCAGGCGGCCCAGTTCGACGGGGCCGACCTGCGCTCCGCCGACCTGCGCGGCGCCGACCTGCGCGGCGCGAAGCTGGACCGGGCGATCCTCATCGACGGCTGCCTGGACGGGGCCAATCTGGGGATGCTGCTGATCAGCGCCGGGGCCAAGATGATGCGCGCCTCGCTGGTGCGCGCCCGCATGGCCGGCGCCTCGCTCAGCGCGACGAACATGAAGGGCTGCGACCTGACGCTGGCCGATCTGACCGGCTGCGACCGCAGCGGCGCCATCTTCGACGAGGCCATCCTGGACGGCGCCCGGCTGGGCAACGCGTAG
- a CDS encoding heme biosynthesis protein HemY: MTRAIWFIIKVAIVVAIAVWLANHPGTLAINWQGYVVETGIGIAILIGVAALAAGIVLYRLARAILGAPRNFGRYRRSRRRERGYQALTRGMVAVAAGDATTARKMARKADGLLNEPPLTMLLSAQAAQLQGDDRAAKEYFTAMLDRPETAFLGLRGLLTQSLKAGDRVEALQLARRAQSLQPNTPWLLGTLYDLEARSGEWAAAEGTLQQAVQAGAINPDDGRRHRATLLLERSFEAERRGRSDSALSHAQAAHDLLSGFVPAAARAARLQMAIGKHKNAAKTLERCWRVNPHPDLTSAYREVVSSYDPMTRVKMFEKLRNHAPNDVESLLAVARAALDAQLWGEARAHLTKALEMRPSRRVFQLLAELERAERQDEEAARAWLAQAANAPADPAWTCSACNAVSPSWGGLCGHCGAFDSLEWKTPTVSMSLMSPESAPTAIAHHATEPVTGQPGVAPGGQIAPQGAT, translated from the coding sequence ATGACACGCGCCATCTGGTTCATCATCAAGGTCGCCATCGTCGTCGCGATCGCGGTCTGGCTGGCCAACCACCCCGGAACCCTCGCCATCAACTGGCAGGGCTACGTCGTCGAGACCGGGATCGGCATCGCCATCCTGATCGGCGTCGCCGCCCTGGCGGCGGGCATCGTCCTCTACCGGCTGGCCCGCGCCATCCTCGGCGCGCCGCGCAACTTCGGCCGCTACCGCCGGTCGCGCCGGCGCGAGCGCGGCTATCAGGCGCTGACCCGCGGCATGGTCGCCGTCGCCGCCGGCGACGCCACGACCGCCCGCAAGATGGCCCGCAAGGCCGACGGGCTGCTGAACGAACCGCCGCTGACCATGCTGCTGTCGGCCCAGGCCGCCCAGCTCCAGGGCGACGACCGCGCGGCGAAGGAATACTTCACCGCCATGCTCGACCGGCCGGAGACCGCCTTCCTCGGCCTGCGCGGCCTGCTGACGCAGTCGCTGAAGGCCGGCGACCGGGTGGAGGCGCTGCAGCTCGCCCGCCGCGCCCAGTCGCTCCAGCCCAACACGCCCTGGCTGCTCGGCACGCTGTACGACCTGGAAGCCCGCTCGGGCGAATGGGCGGCGGCGGAAGGCACGCTGCAGCAGGCCGTCCAGGCCGGCGCCATCAACCCCGACGACGGCCGCCGCCACCGCGCCACCCTGCTTCTGGAGCGCAGCTTCGAGGCGGAGCGCCGCGGCCGGTCCGACTCGGCCCTCTCGCACGCCCAGGCGGCGCACGACCTGCTGTCCGGCTTCGTCCCGGCGGCGGCCCGCGCGGCCCGGCTGCAGATGGCCATCGGCAAGCACAAGAACGCCGCCAAGACCCTGGAGCGCTGCTGGCGCGTCAACCCGCACCCGGACCTGACCTCGGCCTACCGCGAGGTGGTGTCGAGCTACGACCCGATGACGCGGGTCAAGATGTTCGAGAAGCTGCGCAACCACGCCCCCAACGACGTCGAGTCGCTGCTCGCCGTGGCCCGCGCCGCCCTCGACGCCCAGCTCTGGGGCGAGGCCCGCGCCCATCTGACCAAGGCGCTGGAGATGCGGCCCTCCCGCCGCGTCTTCCAGCTCCTGGCCGAGCTGGAGCGGGCGGAGCGGCAGGACGAGGAGGCGGCGCGCGCCTGGCTGGCCCAGGCGGCGAACGCCCCGGCGGACCCGGCCTGGACCTGCAGCGCCTGCAACGCGGTCAGCCCGAGCTGGGGCGGCCTGTGCGGCCATTGCGGCGCCTTCGACAGCCTGGAATGGAAGACCCCGACCGTCAGCATGTCGCTGATGAGCCCGGAATCGGCCCCGACGGCCATCGCCCACCACGCGACGGAGCCGGTCACCGGCCAGCCGGGCGTCGCCCCCGGAGGCCAGATCGCCCCCCAGGGAGCGACCTAG
- a CDS encoding mitofilin family membrane protein produces MTSRPGSEHEADPNGHTPSDQNQTPDQNQVAGGPAVERIIERFGGIRPMAHKLDIPVTTVQGWKKRGAIPLARHADLRASAAKHRIKLSEADLEAATPSEDRNAPDAAGSVVPLPPDAAIIATAATLPGGAEPSKTEPGKAEDTLPPSTVPDADTLPGGGPVPATDLPPSTLPPVADTLPPSTLPGADTLPGGEVKAETIKGEEIRSEAITVEETRIEEAKADPFKPDEVKSETPPPVEPPAPAYTASSYEPPRYEAPREERKSGAGFATAVSLIALLVGAAALSQPWWGPRVPGWPSAGGPAAGPAATAPAPQPDPALRNQIQQLTERLAKLEQRPAAPAEGNAAAGIDQQTLDNAVGQLAARIQQLEERPQAAAAAAPAEPDPRVAQLTEQLGQVQQRVDAVGSEAQAAGQIRQEVDALKQELAAVNQAVETRRDAATAAQTLVLAAGQLRSALAAGQPFQQELQAVRAVASGDAQVTQPLEAVAGYAAKGVPTQPQLTDRFSAMASDIVRADNQGEGNDWVEQVTGKIATLVTVRRSGGDAVGDGASAVVARAEAALQAGNLGGAVKELAALKGPAAQVAAPWIADAKARLAANEAGQQLTNRAIGLLSQSAGVKGAAQ; encoded by the coding sequence ATGACCTCTCGCCCAGGCTCCGAACACGAGGCTGACCCGAACGGCCACACGCCGTCCGACCAGAACCAGACGCCCGACCAAAATCAAGTGGCCGGCGGCCCCGCCGTCGAACGCATCATCGAGCGCTTCGGCGGCATCCGCCCCATGGCCCACAAGCTGGACATCCCGGTCACCACGGTGCAGGGCTGGAAGAAGCGCGGCGCCATCCCGCTGGCCCGCCACGCCGATCTCCGCGCCTCCGCCGCCAAGCACCGCATCAAGCTGAGCGAAGCCGACCTGGAAGCCGCCACGCCGAGCGAGGACCGCAACGCTCCCGACGCCGCCGGCTCGGTGGTGCCGCTGCCGCCGGACGCCGCCATCATCGCGACGGCCGCCACGCTCCCCGGAGGCGCCGAGCCGTCTAAGACCGAACCCGGCAAGGCCGAGGACACCCTGCCGCCCTCCACTGTGCCGGACGCCGACACGCTGCCCGGCGGTGGCCCGGTGCCGGCCACGGATTTGCCGCCCTCCACCCTGCCGCCCGTCGCGGACACCCTGCCGCCTTCCACGTTGCCGGGCGCCGACACGCTGCCCGGCGGCGAGGTGAAGGCCGAGACGATCAAGGGCGAGGAGATCCGCTCCGAGGCGATCACGGTCGAGGAGACCCGGATCGAGGAGGCCAAGGCCGATCCCTTCAAGCCGGACGAGGTCAAGAGCGAGACGCCGCCGCCGGTGGAGCCCCCCGCCCCCGCCTACACCGCCTCCTCCTACGAGCCGCCGCGCTACGAGGCGCCGCGCGAGGAGCGCAAGTCCGGCGCCGGCTTCGCCACCGCCGTGTCGCTGATCGCCCTGCTGGTCGGCGCCGCGGCCCTGTCGCAGCCCTGGTGGGGCCCGCGCGTCCCCGGCTGGCCCAGCGCCGGCGGTCCCGCCGCCGGTCCGGCCGCCACGGCGCCCGCGCCGCAGCCCGACCCGGCCCTGCGCAACCAGATCCAGCAGTTGACCGAGCGCCTCGCCAAGCTGGAGCAGCGCCCCGCCGCCCCGGCCGAGGGCAACGCCGCCGCCGGCATCGACCAGCAGACGCTGGACAACGCCGTTGGCCAGCTCGCCGCCCGCATCCAGCAGCTTGAGGAGCGTCCGCAGGCCGCCGCTGCCGCCGCCCCGGCCGAGCCCGACCCGCGCGTCGCCCAGCTGACCGAGCAGCTCGGCCAGGTGCAGCAGCGCGTCGACGCGGTGGGCAGCGAGGCCCAGGCCGCCGGGCAGATCCGCCAGGAGGTGGACGCGCTGAAGCAGGAGCTGGCCGCCGTCAACCAGGCGGTGGAAACCCGCCGCGACGCCGCCACCGCCGCCCAGACGCTGGTGCTCGCCGCCGGGCAGCTGCGCTCCGCGCTGGCCGCCGGGCAGCCGTTCCAGCAGGAACTCCAGGCCGTCCGCGCCGTGGCGTCGGGCGACGCCCAGGTGACCCAGCCGCTGGAGGCCGTGGCCGGCTACGCCGCCAAGGGCGTGCCGACGCAGCCGCAGCTCACCGACCGCTTCTCCGCCATGGCCTCCGACATCGTGCGCGCCGACAACCAGGGCGAGGGCAACGACTGGGTCGAGCAGGTCACCGGCAAGATCGCCACGCTGGTCACCGTGCGCCGCTCGGGCGGCGACGCGGTCGGCGACGGCGCCTCGGCGGTGGTCGCCCGCGCCGAAGCCGCCCTGCAGGCCGGCAACCTCGGCGGCGCGGTCAAGGAGCTGGCGGCCCTGAAGGGGCCGGCGGCGCAGGTCGCCGCCCCGTGGATCGCCGACGCCAAGGCCCGTCTGGCCGCCAACGAGGCCGGCCAGCAGCTCACCAACCGCGCCATCGGCCTGCTGTCGCAGTCCGCCGGCGTCAAGGGAGCGGCCCAATGA
- a CDS encoding uroporphyrinogen-III synthase → MAAPHLLVTRPAEDSEPLAARLRALGFAVSAEPMLEIRWLDGPEPDVGNVQALLFTSANGVRGYTRRTSRLDRPVYAVGDATATAARAAGFTQVESASGDVYALADLVRRRCTAAAGPLLHVAGTKLAGDLSALLGEAGFSILRETLYDAVPSARLSDGTAALLRTGTLDAVLFFSPRTARSFVRLVAEAGLIDRCRTVDALCLSPAVAEAARAYGELGVTPWQNVRVAPRPEQDSLLGLLPEASGGTGRA, encoded by the coding sequence ATGGCGGCCCCCCACCTTCTGGTTACCCGTCCGGCGGAGGATTCCGAGCCGCTGGCGGCCCGTCTGCGCGCGCTGGGATTCGCCGTGTCGGCGGAGCCGATGCTGGAGATCCGCTGGCTGGACGGGCCGGAGCCGGACGTCGGAAACGTACAGGCCCTTCTCTTCACCAGCGCAAACGGCGTACGGGGCTACACCAGACGTACAAGCCGGCTTGACCGTCCGGTCTATGCGGTCGGCGACGCCACCGCGACCGCCGCCCGCGCGGCCGGTTTCACGCAGGTCGAAAGCGCGTCCGGCGACGTGTACGCGCTGGCCGATCTGGTGCGCCGACGCTGCACCGCAGCGGCGGGTCCGCTACTTCATGTCGCAGGAACCAAGCTGGCCGGCGACCTGTCGGCGCTGCTGGGGGAGGCCGGATTTTCCATCCTGCGGGAAACGCTGTACGACGCCGTTCCGAGCGCGCGGCTGTCGGACGGCACGGCGGCGCTGCTGCGTACGGGAACACTGGACGCCGTGTTGTTTTTCTCTCCCCGTACCGCCCGTTCGTTTGTTAGGCTTGTCGCCGAGGCCGGGCTCATCGACCGCTGTCGTACAGTGGACGCGCTCTGCCTCAGCCCCGCGGTCGCGGAGGCTGCCCGCGCGTACGGTGAGCTGGGAGTGACACCGTGGCAGAACGTACGGGTGGCGCCACGGCCGGAGCAGGACTCTCTGCTCGGCCTGCTGCCGGAAGCATCCGGCGGCACGGGCCGGGCTTGA
- the hemC gene encoding hydroxymethylbilane synthase: MTQPLRIGTRGSPLALAQAHETRDRLIAAHPHLAAPGAIEIVVFKTTGDRILDRTLAEAGGKGLFTKELEDALLDGRADLAVHSMKDVPTWMPDGLEISTLLPREDTRDAFFSRGGHTVDTLPAGSVVGTAGLRRQAQILERRPDLTVVPFRGNVQSRLAKLEAGEVDATLLALAGLRRLGLTDRITAVLEHEEMLPAVAQGAIGIEIRSADDATRALLAPLNCAATTARVTAERALLAMLDGSCRTPIAGLATLDGDRLHLKAKVLSNDGRQVFRAERSGNASDAAAIGADAGAEIKAVLPPDFFKS; encoded by the coding sequence ATGACCCAACCGCTCCGCATCGGCACGCGCGGCAGCCCGCTGGCGCTGGCGCAGGCCCACGAGACCCGCGACCGGCTGATCGCGGCGCACCCGCATCTGGCCGCCCCCGGCGCCATCGAGATCGTCGTCTTCAAGACGACCGGCGACCGCATCCTGGACCGCACGCTGGCCGAGGCCGGCGGCAAGGGCCTGTTCACCAAGGAACTGGAGGACGCGCTGCTCGACGGCCGCGCCGACCTCGCCGTCCATTCGATGAAGGACGTGCCGACCTGGATGCCGGACGGGCTGGAGATCTCCACGCTCCTGCCGCGCGAGGACACGCGCGACGCCTTCTTCTCGCGCGGCGGCCACACGGTGGACACGCTGCCCGCCGGCTCCGTCGTCGGCACCGCCGGCCTGCGCCGTCAGGCCCAGATCCTGGAGCGGCGGCCCGACCTGACGGTCGTCCCCTTCCGAGGCAACGTGCAGAGCCGCCTCGCCAAGCTGGAGGCCGGGGAGGTCGACGCCACCCTGCTGGCGCTCGCCGGGCTGCGCCGGCTCGGCCTGACCGACCGCATCACCGCCGTGCTGGAGCATGAGGAGATGCTGCCCGCCGTCGCCCAGGGCGCCATCGGCATCGAAATCCGCAGCGCCGACGACGCCACCCGCGCCCTGCTCGCCCCGCTGAACTGCGCCGCCACCACGGCCCGCGTGACGGCGGAGCGCGCGCTCCTCGCCATGCTCGACGGCTCCTGCCGCACCCCCATCGCCGGACTGGCCACGCTGGACGGCGACCGGCTGCACCTGAAGGCCAAGGTGCTGTCCAACGACGGCCGGCAGGTCTTCCGGGCGGAGCGCAGCGGCAACGCAAGCGATGCCGCCGCCATCGGCGCCGACGCCGGGGCGGAGATCAAGGCGGTCCTGCCGCCCGACTTCTTCAAGAGCTGA
- a CDS encoding class I SAM-dependent methyltransferase, producing MNKDVPDDDASIVYYDGDYPSLEIGEARAEHAATLARLGILGDVPFYKERAAATGGPVLEIGCGTGRLTIPLARAGHTVWAVDVSAAMLDQLRAKLAREAPEVRDRVHMVRQDAAALDLPVRDFRLAVIPFNVLMLIPDLTAERRTLAAAAAHLAPGGALALDVMNPLTMPMDAETKPSPSEPRRNPHSGNRYIRNSLATRLDERQCQRIHGWYDELLADGKIAVTEYGFTWRMIFRYELELMLEAAGFAVERLAGDFEDAPWTVDSRRMVVTARRAQ from the coding sequence ATGAACAAGGACGTCCCCGACGACGACGCCAGCATCGTCTATTACGACGGCGATTACCCGTCGCTGGAGATCGGCGAGGCGCGGGCCGAGCACGCGGCGACGCTGGCCCGGCTCGGCATCCTCGGCGACGTGCCCTTCTACAAGGAGCGCGCGGCGGCGACCGGCGGCCCGGTTCTGGAGATCGGCTGCGGCACCGGCCGTCTGACCATCCCGCTGGCCCGCGCCGGGCACACGGTGTGGGCGGTGGACGTCTCCGCCGCCATGCTCGACCAGCTCCGCGCCAAGCTGGCGCGCGAGGCGCCGGAGGTGCGGGACCGCGTCCACATGGTGCGGCAGGACGCCGCGGCGCTCGACCTGCCGGTGCGGGATTTCCGGCTGGCGGTCATCCCCTTCAACGTGCTGATGCTCATTCCCGACCTGACGGCGGAGCGCCGCACGCTGGCCGCCGCCGCCGCCCATCTGGCGCCGGGCGGCGCGCTGGCGCTGGACGTGATGAACCCGCTGACCATGCCGATGGACGCCGAGACGAAGCCCAGCCCGTCGGAACCGCGGCGCAACCCGCACAGCGGCAACCGCTACATCCGCAACAGCCTGGCCACCCGCCTGGACGAGCGGCAGTGCCAGCGCATCCACGGCTGGTACGACGAGCTGCTGGCGGACGGCAAGATCGCGGTGACCGAGTACGGCTTCACCTGGCGGATGATCTTCCGCTACGAGCTGGAGCTGATGCTGGAAGCCGCCGGATTCGCCGTGGAGCGGCTGGCCGGCGATTTCGAGGACGCGCCCTGGACGGTGGACAGCCGCCGCATGGTGGTCACGGCGCGGCGCGCGCAATGA
- the tsaD gene encoding tRNA (adenosine(37)-N6)-threonylcarbamoyltransferase complex transferase subunit TsaD, whose translation MIVLGIETSCDETAAAIVTDAREIRADVVLSQLDDHTPYGGVVPEIAARAHLEHLDGLIRRAMAESKLGFADIDAVAATGGPGLIGGVIVGVMTAKAIAAARGLPFVAVNHLEGHALTARLTDDVPFPYLLLLVSGGHCQLLVVEGVGQYRRLGTTIDDAVGEAFDKTAKLLGLGYPGGPLLEKAAALATNPGRFDLPRPMVGRPGCDFSFSGLKTAVRRHVEELGTPLSPEDRADLAAAFQTTVAEVMADRCARAMRRFKEMHPQGGALVVAGGVAANKTLRARLQTLADREGMPFVAPPLRLCTDNAAMIAWAGIERLRLGQTDPLDFAPRPRWPLDPTAKPAIGKAGVGSGVKA comes from the coding sequence ATGATCGTTCTTGGAATCGAAACGAGCTGCGACGAGACGGCGGCGGCCATCGTGACCGACGCGCGGGAGATCCGCGCCGACGTGGTGCTCTCGCAGCTGGACGACCACACGCCCTACGGCGGGGTGGTGCCGGAGATCGCCGCGCGCGCCCATCTGGAGCATCTGGACGGGCTGATCCGCCGCGCCATGGCGGAGTCCAAGCTGGGCTTCGCCGACATCGACGCCGTGGCGGCGACCGGCGGGCCGGGGCTGATCGGCGGGGTGATCGTCGGGGTGATGACCGCCAAGGCCATCGCCGCGGCGCGCGGTCTGCCCTTCGTCGCGGTGAACCATCTGGAAGGCCACGCGCTGACCGCCCGGCTGACCGACGACGTGCCCTTCCCCTACCTGCTGCTGCTGGTGTCCGGCGGGCATTGCCAGCTCCTGGTGGTCGAGGGGGTGGGGCAATACCGGCGGCTCGGCACCACCATCGACGACGCGGTGGGCGAGGCGTTCGACAAGACGGCCAAGCTGCTCGGCCTCGGCTATCCCGGCGGGCCGCTTCTGGAGAAGGCGGCGGCGCTGGCGACGAATCCGGGCCGCTTCGACCTGCCGCGCCCGATGGTCGGGCGCCCCGGCTGCGACTTCTCCTTCTCCGGCCTGAAGACCGCGGTGCGGCGCCATGTCGAGGAGCTGGGGACGCCCCTGTCGCCGGAAGACCGGGCCGATCTGGCCGCCGCCTTCCAGACCACGGTGGCCGAGGTGATGGCCGACCGCTGCGCCCGCGCCATGCGCCGGTTCAAGGAGATGCACCCGCAGGGCGGCGCCCTGGTGGTGGCCGGCGGCGTGGCGGCCAACAAGACGCTGCGCGCCCGCCTGCAGACGCTGGCCGACCGCGAGGGCATGCCCTTTGTGGCGCCGCCGCTGCGGCTGTGCACCGACAACGCGGCGATGATCGCCTGGGCGGGGATCGAGCGCTTGCGGCTGGGCCAGACCGACCCGCTGGACTTCGCGCCGCGCCCGCGCTGGCCGCTCGATCCCACCGCGAAGCCGGCCATCGGCAAGGCCGGGGTCGGCTCCGGCGTGAAGGCGTGA
- a CDS encoding GNAT family N-acetyltransferase: MTLTFRTAGRDDVPEIVRLTADDALSTGGDVYSEPLDPLYWDAFDRMAAQPGNSIVLAELEGRIVGCFQFTVTHGLARRGAARATVEAVKVDGALRGQGIGSAMMRHAIALARAEGCVMVQLTSQTRRTDAHRFYERLGFRASHVGMKLLLTPEA; encoded by the coding sequence GTGACCCTGACCTTCCGCACCGCCGGGCGCGACGACGTGCCGGAGATCGTCCGGCTGACCGCCGACGACGCCCTGTCCACCGGCGGCGACGTCTACAGCGAGCCGCTCGACCCGCTCTACTGGGACGCCTTCGACCGCATGGCGGCCCAGCCGGGCAATTCCATCGTGCTGGCGGAGTTGGAGGGGCGGATCGTCGGCTGCTTCCAGTTCACCGTCACCCACGGGCTGGCCCGCCGTGGCGCGGCGCGGGCGACGGTGGAGGCGGTGAAGGTGGACGGCGCGCTGCGCGGCCAGGGAATCGGCAGCGCCATGATGCGGCACGCCATCGCGCTGGCCCGCGCCGAAGGCTGCGTGATGGTGCAGCTGACCAGCCAGACCCGGCGCACCGACGCCCACCGTTTCTACGAGCGGCTGGGCTTCCGGGCGAGCCATGTCGGGATGAAGCTTCTGCTGACGCCGGAGGCGTGA